The Acropora muricata isolate sample 2 chromosome 7, ASM3666990v1, whole genome shotgun sequence genomic interval AATGTATTGATGTGTTGATGACATGTCGGCTGACGCATTGATCAACACATTTGTGGGATTGGATTCATTACCACACTCTATAAATTTCCATTGATAAGAATGTGGTGGCTGCCAATTTTGCATCTAAGTTTTGGACCCCAACATACTGTactatcaaatgaagatatgatcctcgcacttgctggacaatttaagcaattgtccagcaagtgcgaggatcatatcttcatttcatttcaaacaccgcactgcatataacatttctttcatatactGTACTATGTTAATTAATGATCATCAAGTCCTCGGAAAGCACAgtaagaaatacaaaaaaattttgtttggtAAAATCCCTGCTTGAAATAGAAGATTGTATCCATGGCtaatacctgaaaaaaaatgaaaatttatttttaatcttCATGGTAGATACACTTGCAAGTATGGACCCACACGTGCTTATTTCAATGTCATGCTCCTCAAGAATTCCACAGTGAAACCCACCAATGAACTTCAGTGCATACATTTCCAGTCAACTCAAATGGGACGTCACTTGCTCTGTCAGCCTGCACAAATTAAAAGCAAGATAGAAGTTGTCCTAATGACTTCACATCTTGAGAGCACAATGGACTGTAAAGCTGAGAGAATTAGACAGTTGCAGAAAGTTCTAAAAAGCATCACAGAGCAGCCTGAGCAAGTTACTGTTGTGTTTGGTGGCGATACTAATTTACGGGATACAGAGGTGAAGTCCATTGGAGGGCTGCCTGATGGAGTAATGGATGCTTGGGAAATGTGCGGCCGACCTAAAGAAGCAGAGTTTACCTGGGACACACAATTTAATGACAATCTTGAACGTTCCTCCTCCAGGAAGCCAAGACTTAGATTTGACAGGTTCTTTGTCAGAGATGGTCAAGGAGAGAATAGACTGACTCAAAATTGCTTTGAACTGGTAGGTTTGGAGAGATTGCCTAGCTGTCAACGATTTGCCAGTGATCATTGGGGCA includes:
- the LOC136924003 gene encoding tyrosyl-DNA phosphodiesterase 2-like, with protein sequence MAESDDITDLVEQFMTVTGVEDTVAMCYLQQSGWDLQSAMGNFFDSSGGGHGSKKNPVSITDSLDEGPSREPEPTNFNLTVLSWNVDGLDGRNILERTRHICHIINSRKPDVAFLQEVIPDTLPVYQSKCPGYTCKYGPTRAYFNVMLLKNSTVKPTNELQCIHFQSTQMGRHLLCQPAQIKSKIEVVLMTSHLESTMDCKAERIRQLQKVLKSITEQPEQVTVVFGGDTNLRDTEVKSIGGLPDGVMDAWEMCGRPKEAEFTWDTQFNDNLERSSSRKPRLRFDRFFVRDGQGENRLTQNCFELVGLERLPSCQRFASDHWGIWCEFRHKAS